The Halopseudomonas sabulinigri genome window below encodes:
- a CDS encoding DUF1249 domain-containing protein, translating into MNALRKPRYRVDLIGLQALCETNYWRLLKLMPAMHEQDERRITLDAGDGQPQALQMRVLERCRYTSTLLLAHERNHEWVTPPSMEVRLYHDAGLAEVVAAYNSRRFRGVYPYPNEQMLQPDEKYQLNQFLGEWLGYCQRHGQSAQPFSFVQ; encoded by the coding sequence ATGAATGCATTACGCAAGCCGCGTTATCGCGTAGATCTGATCGGCCTACAAGCGCTCTGCGAAACCAATTACTGGCGTCTGCTCAAATTGATGCCGGCCATGCATGAGCAGGATGAACGACGCATTACCCTCGATGCTGGCGATGGTCAGCCGCAGGCGTTGCAGATGCGCGTGCTGGAACGCTGCCGCTATACTTCCACGCTGCTGCTCGCGCACGAGCGCAATCACGAGTGGGTCACGCCGCCAAGTATGGAGGTGCGCCTGTATCACGACGCTGGCCTGGCCGAGGTGGTGGCGGCGTATAACAGTCGGCGCTTCCGTGGCGTTTATCCTTACCCCAACGAGCAAATGTTGCAGCCCGATGAGAAATACCAGCTCAATCAGTTTCTCGGTGAGTGGCTTGGCTACTGTCAACGACATGGTCAAAGTGCGCAGCCGTTCTCGTTTGTACAGTGA
- the hldE gene encoding bifunctional D-glycero-beta-D-manno-heptose-7-phosphate kinase/D-glycero-beta-D-manno-heptose 1-phosphate adenylyltransferase HldE — protein sequence MKLTMPRFDSAPVLVVGDVMLDRYWHGPTHRISPEAPVPVVKVEQIEDRPGGAGNVALNISALGAPAWLVGVTGQDEAAESLQQRLNAAGVYCDFQQCAGQPTITKLRVMSRHQQLIRLDFEERFQTDAEALLATVGGLLDKVKVLVLSDYGKGALVNHQALIKLAREHGVPVLADPKGSDFSIYRGASLITPNLSEFEAVVGRCASEQELVDKGMALVAELQLDALLVTRSEQGMTLLRAGEAALHLPARALEVFDVTGAGDTVISTLAAALAAGESLPSAVALSNIAAGIVIGKLGTAAISAPELRRAVQREQGSERGVVGVEQLLQALDDARAHGERIVFTNGCFDIIHAGHVGYLEEARSQGDRLIVAINDDASVTRLKGPGRPINSVERRMTVLAGLGAVDWVISFSEDTPERLLEQVKPDVLVKGGDYNVGQVVGASIVQAYGGEVKVLNFVESCSTTAIVEKIRERDQG from the coding sequence ATGAAATTGACCATGCCCCGTTTCGATTCCGCGCCGGTTCTGGTGGTTGGGGATGTGATGCTGGACCGCTATTGGCATGGGCCTACACACCGGATTTCACCAGAAGCGCCGGTGCCGGTGGTCAAGGTCGAGCAGATTGAAGATCGCCCCGGTGGTGCCGGCAATGTGGCATTGAATATTTCGGCGCTTGGTGCGCCGGCTTGGCTGGTGGGCGTGACCGGTCAGGATGAGGCCGCCGAGAGTCTGCAGCAGAGGCTGAATGCCGCAGGCGTGTATTGCGATTTCCAGCAATGTGCCGGGCAGCCGACCATCACCAAGCTGCGGGTGATGAGCCGTCACCAACAGTTGATCAGGCTGGACTTTGAAGAACGCTTTCAAACCGATGCCGAGGCATTGTTGGCAACCGTGGGTGGCTTGCTGGACAAGGTCAAGGTGCTGGTGCTGTCGGACTACGGCAAGGGCGCTTTGGTCAACCATCAGGCGCTGATCAAATTGGCCCGTGAACACGGGGTGCCGGTATTGGCCGACCCCAAGGGCAGCGATTTCTCAATCTACCGCGGTGCCAGCCTGATCACGCCCAACCTGTCCGAATTTGAGGCGGTGGTAGGCCGTTGCGCCAGCGAGCAGGAACTGGTCGACAAGGGGATGGCGCTGGTCGCCGAGTTGCAGCTGGATGCGTTGCTGGTGACGCGCAGCGAGCAGGGCATGACCTTGCTGCGTGCCGGCGAGGCGGCGTTGCACCTGCCCGCGCGGGCGCTGGAAGTCTTCGACGTCACCGGGGCGGGAGACACGGTGATTTCCACCTTGGCGGCGGCGCTGGCGGCGGGTGAAAGTCTGCCTAGCGCGGTGGCCTTGTCCAATATTGCGGCAGGTATTGTCATCGGCAAGTTGGGCACCGCGGCAATCAGTGCGCCAGAGCTGCGCCGCGCGGTTCAGCGCGAGCAGGGCAGCGAGCGCGGTGTGGTGGGTGTCGAGCAGTTGCTGCAGGCGCTGGATGATGCGCGCGCGCATGGTGAGCGTATTGTGTTCACTAACGGCTGTTTCGATATCATCCACGCCGGTCACGTCGGCTATCTTGAGGAGGCGCGCAGCCAGGGCGACCGACTGATCGTTGCAATCAACGATGATGCGTCGGTCACCCGCCTTAAGGGGCCGGGTCGGCCGATCAATAGCGTTGAGCGGCGCATGACGGTACTGGCTGGTCTGGGCGCGGTGGACTGGGTGATCAGCTTCAGCGAGGACACACCCGAGCGCCTGCTTGAGCAGGTCAAGCCGGACGTGCTGGTTAAAGGCGGCGATTATAACGTCGGTCAGGTCGTCGGTGCGTCTATCGTGCAAGCCTACGGGGGTGAGGTGAAGGTGCTCAATTTTGTCGAGAGTTGCTCGACCACGGCGATTGTGGAAAAAATCCGCGAGCGCGACCAGGGTTAA
- a CDS encoding NUDIX domain-containing protein, translated as MTDFTRADVEVLDRQTGFKGFYRLDVLTLRHRLFNGGWGPALRRELFVRHDAVCVLPYDPWLDRVVLIEQVRIGAIDKSERPWMLELVAGLIDKDEAPEQVAHREAEEEAGLQLLKLTPITRYFPSPGGSDELVHLYLATVDSRGAGGVHGLEEEGEDIRVSLWPRAEAVAALASGRIDNAATIIALQWLEMQAAQLRASAGPQP; from the coding sequence GTGACGGACTTTACCCGTGCCGATGTCGAGGTGCTGGATCGGCAGACCGGATTCAAGGGTTTCTACCGGCTGGATGTGCTGACCCTGCGCCATCGCCTATTCAACGGCGGCTGGGGACCGGCGTTGCGACGCGAGCTTTTTGTGCGTCACGATGCGGTGTGCGTGCTGCCTTATGATCCCTGGCTTGACCGGGTAGTGCTGATCGAGCAGGTGCGCATAGGCGCCATCGACAAGAGCGAGCGGCCCTGGATGCTGGAGCTGGTCGCTGGTTTGATCGATAAGGACGAAGCGCCCGAGCAGGTGGCCCATCGCGAGGCCGAGGAAGAAGCCGGCCTGCAGCTGCTGAAGCTTACCCCGATTACCCGTTATTTCCCGTCACCCGGTGGCAGCGACGAGCTGGTGCACCTGTATCTGGCGACGGTTGATAGCCGTGGCGCCGGCGGTGTGCATGGGCTGGAAGAAGAGGGTGAGGACATTCGCGTGAGTCTGTGGCCGCGCGCCGAAGCCGTTGCGGCACTGGCCAGTGGACGCATCGACAATGCCGCGACCATCATAGCGCTGCAATGGCTCGAGATGCAGGCCGCGCAGCTGCGCGCCAGCGCAGGCCCGCAGCCATGA
- the cpdA gene encoding 3',5'-cyclic-AMP phosphodiesterase, with protein sequence MSLAESAGTDYVCIVQLTDSHLFARDSGDLLGLDTLDSLNSVIDLVLHEIARMDLVLATGDITQDGSEDAYRRFISASLRLPAPCHWIPGNHDDAQLMQRLGNASGMSRDWVDIGNWRIVLLDSSIAGSVAGYLADSQLQRLDDALATAGERHLMVCLHHHPVDIGCDWMQPIGLHNAAALFDRLSGQSAVKAVLWGHVHQEFDRVRQGVRLLATPSTCVQFAADSRDFATDTLAPGYRWLRLYDDGRLETGVSRLPPGSYLPDPDAEGY encoded by the coding sequence ATGTCGTTAGCAGAATCGGCAGGCACCGATTACGTCTGCATAGTGCAGTTGACCGACAGCCACCTGTTCGCCCGCGATAGCGGCGATCTGTTGGGGCTGGATACGCTCGACAGTCTGAATTCGGTTATCGATCTGGTACTGCATGAAATAGCCCGCATGGATCTGGTGCTGGCCACCGGGGACATTACCCAGGATGGCAGCGAGGATGCCTATCGGCGTTTTATCAGCGCCAGCCTGCGGCTGCCCGCGCCCTGTCATTGGATTCCCGGCAATCACGACGACGCGCAGTTGATGCAGCGGCTGGGTAATGCCTCGGGCATGAGCCGCGACTGGGTCGATATCGGCAACTGGCGGATCGTGCTGCTGGATTCGAGCATTGCTGGTTCGGTAGCCGGCTATCTGGCCGACAGCCAACTGCAGCGTCTGGACGATGCGTTGGCGACCGCTGGCGAGCGGCACCTTATGGTGTGCCTGCATCACCATCCGGTAGACATCGGCTGTGACTGGATGCAGCCCATCGGCTTGCACAATGCCGCTGCGCTGTTCGACCGCTTGAGCGGTCAGAGCGCTGTCAAGGCGGTACTGTGGGGGCACGTGCATCAGGAATTTGACCGGGTGCGCCAAGGTGTCAGGCTACTTGCCACCCCCTCGACCTGCGTGCAGTTCGCTGCGGATAGCAGAGATTTTGCCACCGATACGCTGGCGCCGGGTTATCGCTGGTTGCGTTTGTACGACGATGGGCGGTTGGAAACCGGGGTTTCGCGCCTGCCGCCCGGAAGTTACCTCCCCGACCCCGATGCCGAAGGCTATTGA
- a CDS encoding aldo/keto reductase, with translation MTLRPYYRALGDTGLQLSPLGLGTVKFGRNQGVKYPTSFELPSDQQIRSLLAQAHDLGINLLDTAPAYGTSEERLGPLLAGQRSDWLICTKVGEEFSAGESSFNFSAAHTRRSIERSLRRLHTDYLDMVLVHSDGNDLQVLDDEVYPTLQQLKQQGLIRAFGFSGKTIDGGIRALQQGDCAMVTYNLNEQGERPVLDFALSHNKGILIKKALASGHLCLDGEDPVQQGLRLVLGHRAVTSAIIGTITPRHLEQNVQAAAAVLEQQE, from the coding sequence ATGACACTGCGTCCCTACTATCGCGCCCTGGGCGATACCGGCCTGCAGCTGTCCCCACTAGGGCTGGGCACGGTGAAGTTCGGTCGTAATCAGGGCGTAAAGTATCCCACCAGCTTCGAGCTGCCCTCGGATCAGCAAATTCGCAGCTTGCTTGCGCAGGCGCACGACCTAGGCATCAACCTGCTGGACACTGCGCCCGCCTACGGCACCAGCGAAGAGCGGCTGGGCCCGCTGCTGGCCGGACAGCGCAGTGACTGGCTGATATGTACCAAGGTAGGCGAGGAGTTCAGTGCGGGGGAGTCCAGCTTCAACTTCAGCGCTGCACATACCCGGCGCTCTATTGAACGCTCGCTACGCCGCCTGCATACCGATTACCTGGACATGGTGCTGGTGCACTCCGATGGCAATGACCTGCAAGTACTGGATGACGAGGTCTACCCCACGCTGCAACAACTCAAGCAGCAGGGGCTGATTCGCGCGTTCGGGTTTTCCGGCAAGACCATCGACGGCGGTATTCGCGCATTGCAACAGGGCGACTGCGCCATGGTCACCTATAACCTGAACGAGCAGGGCGAGCGTCCGGTGCTCGACTTTGCCCTGTCACACAACAAGGGCATCCTGATCAAAAAAGCGCTGGCCAGCGGGCATCTTTGCCTGGATGGCGAAGACCCGGTACAACAGGGCTTGCGCCTGGTACTGGGACACCGCGCGGTGACCAGCGCCATCATCGGCACCATCACGCCGCGCCATCTCGAGCAGAATGTGCAGGCCGCTGCCGCGGTACTCGAGCAACAGGAGTAA
- the waaA gene encoding lipid IV(A) 3-deoxy-D-manno-octulosonic acid transferase: MTRTLYSLFFTLCMPLILVRLLYRAWRAPAYAKRWSERFALGGDIRSEGIWVHAVSVGESIAAAPMVRELLRRYPQLPITITCMTPTGSEQIRKLFGGQVGHAYLPYDLPWLQRRLLRKLQPRVGIIMETELWPNLVAECERAGVPVVLANARLSERSANGYQRVSWLVRPMFAALDWVAVQSQAEAIRFAALGVDKSAMTVTGSIKFDFRPPSELLAQAANLRAVWGSRPVWIAASTHAGEDEQILRAHQNLLRQLPDALLILVPRHPERFDSVARLVSDAGLGQVRRSQGGTPAATDAVLLGDTMGELVMLYACADVAFVGGSLVPNGGHNYLEPAALGLPVLSGPHRFNFVEISDLLQGAGALQVVADGRALEQAVLQLLNDARLREQAGNAGKAVVEANQGALELLLQGIGQRLQH; encoded by the coding sequence ATGACACGCACGCTATACAGCCTTTTCTTTACCCTCTGCATGCCGTTGATACTCGTGCGGTTGCTGTACCGCGCCTGGCGCGCGCCAGCCTACGCCAAACGCTGGTCCGAGCGCTTTGCGCTGGGCGGCGATATTCGCAGTGAGGGTATTTGGGTTCACGCGGTGTCGGTCGGTGAGAGTATTGCCGCCGCGCCCATGGTGCGGGAGTTGCTCAGGCGCTATCCCCAGCTGCCGATCACCATCACTTGCATGACCCCTACCGGTTCAGAGCAGATTCGCAAGCTGTTCGGTGGCCAGGTAGGGCATGCCTATTTGCCTTATGACTTGCCCTGGCTGCAGCGGCGCCTGTTGCGCAAGCTGCAGCCGCGCGTGGGCATTATCATGGAAACCGAGCTCTGGCCCAATCTGGTGGCGGAATGTGAGCGGGCGGGGGTGCCCGTGGTATTAGCCAATGCGCGCCTGTCTGAGCGCTCGGCCAACGGCTATCAGCGGGTCAGCTGGTTGGTGCGACCGATGTTCGCTGCGCTGGACTGGGTGGCAGTGCAGAGCCAGGCTGAAGCGATCCGCTTTGCCGCGCTGGGCGTGGATAAATCGGCGATGACGGTAACTGGCAGTATCAAGTTTGATTTTCGCCCACCGAGTGAACTGCTGGCGCAGGCTGCCAATCTGCGTGCCGTATGGGGTAGCCGGCCGGTATGGATTGCTGCCAGTACCCATGCCGGTGAAGATGAGCAGATCCTGCGCGCGCACCAGAACTTGCTGCGCCAGCTACCTGACGCATTGTTGATACTGGTACCTAGGCACCCAGAGCGTTTCGACAGTGTCGCCCGGTTGGTCAGCGATGCCGGCTTGGGGCAGGTTAGGCGCAGCCAGGGTGGTACGCCGGCGGCGACCGATGCGGTGTTGCTGGGCGACACCATGGGCGAGTTGGTGATGCTCTACGCCTGCGCCGACGTGGCGTTTGTTGGCGGCTCGCTGGTGCCCAATGGCGGGCACAACTACCTGGAGCCGGCAGCATTGGGCTTGCCGGTGTTGTCCGGGCCGCACCGCTTCAATTTTGTCGAGATCAGTGACCTGCTGCAGGGGGCGGGTGCATTGCAGGTAGTCGCCGATGGACGCGCACTGGAACAGGCGGTGCTTCAGCTGCTGAACGATGCCAGGTTGCGTGAGCAGGCCGGCAACGCGGGCAAGGCGGTCGTGGAGGCCAACCAGGGCGCGCTTGAGTTATTGCTGCAGGGTATCGGACAGCGGCTGCAGCACTGA
- a CDS encoding TolC family outer membrane protein — protein sequence MLRPLFAALLLAGVSGHAAANTDLMTIYQEALLNNADLAAAQADARARQEALPQARSQLLPNIGIGAGATREDLEIDGVGGDEYNTHYYQASLTQPLFRANRWFDYQSAKSLSQQAELEFSATQQNLILEVSQAYFNVLRASDNLATAKAEEDAFERQLEQAQERFDVGLSARTDVLEARAGYDSSRAARLTAQTNLDVSYQALTRLTNQDYDSLYGISHELPVLPPAPANLQEWVETASAQNLNLLASRYAISSAEDGLRSSKAGYAPVVDAFVRYNDTNGGAEIARAGQTANDTALTSFGVELSMPLFTGGLTTSQVRESTYRLTQAEQLSEAQLRRVVESTRNLYRTVTSSVEEVDARRQAIVSAKAALDATQTGYEVGTRNVVDVLEAQRNLFRTVRDYNTVRYNYIIDNLSLKQAAGTLSPQDLEELSNWLIPDYDPDRDFIPEPTEEEIERMSMGRQAPATPADEQLDRSTF from the coding sequence ATGCTGCGCCCCCTGTTTGCTGCCCTGTTGCTCGCCGGCGTTTCCGGCCATGCCGCTGCCAATACCGATCTGATGACAATCTACCAGGAAGCGCTGCTGAACAACGCCGACCTGGCCGCAGCGCAAGCCGATGCCCGGGCGCGTCAGGAAGCCCTGCCCCAGGCACGTTCGCAGCTGCTGCCCAACATCGGCATAGGCGCGGGAGCTACGCGTGAAGATCTCGAAATCGATGGCGTAGGTGGCGACGAGTACAACACGCACTACTATCAGGCCAGCCTGACCCAGCCGCTGTTCCGCGCCAATCGCTGGTTCGACTATCAATCGGCCAAATCCCTGAGCCAACAGGCCGAACTGGAATTCTCCGCGACCCAGCAGAACCTGATTCTGGAAGTCTCCCAGGCCTACTTCAACGTGCTGCGCGCCTCGGACAACCTGGCCACCGCCAAAGCCGAGGAAGATGCCTTTGAGCGCCAGCTGGAGCAGGCGCAAGAACGTTTTGACGTTGGCCTGTCCGCGCGCACCGATGTACTTGAAGCCCGCGCCGGTTACGACAGCTCACGCGCTGCCCGACTGACCGCCCAGACCAATCTGGATGTCAGCTACCAGGCTCTAACCCGGCTGACCAACCAGGATTACGACAGCCTGTATGGCATCAGCCACGAACTGCCGGTACTACCACCGGCGCCAGCCAACCTGCAGGAGTGGGTAGAAACCGCTTCGGCACAGAACCTCAACCTGCTGGCCTCACGTTATGCAATCAGCAGCGCCGAGGATGGCCTGCGCAGCAGCAAAGCTGGCTACGCCCCCGTGGTCGATGCCTTTGTGCGCTATAACGACACCAATGGCGGAGCCGAGATTGCCCGTGCTGGCCAGACAGCCAACGACACCGCGCTGACCAGCTTCGGTGTAGAGCTGAGCATGCCGCTGTTCACCGGTGGCCTGACGACCTCGCAGGTACGTGAGTCCACCTACCGCCTGACCCAAGCCGAACAACTCAGCGAAGCGCAGCTGCGCCGTGTGGTAGAAAGCACCCGCAACCTCTATCGCACCGTGACCTCCAGCGTTGAAGAGGTGGATGCCCGCCGCCAGGCCATCGTCTCGGCCAAGGCGGCACTGGACGCCACGCAAACCGGTTACGAGGTGGGCACTCGCAACGTCGTAGACGTGCTCGAAGCGCAGCGCAACCTGTTCCGTACCGTACGTGACTACAACACTGTGCGTTACAACTACATCATCGACAATCTCAGCCTGAAACAGGCCGCTGGCACGCTCAGCCCACAGGATCTGGAAGAGCTATCGAACTGGCTGATCCCGGACTACGATCCCGACCGTGATTTTATCCCCGAGCCTACCGAGGAAGAGATCGAGCGCATGTCGATGGGCCGCCAAGCCCCTGCCACCCCGGCAGATGAGCAACTCGACCGCTCCACTTTCTGA
- the thiC gene encoding phosphomethylpyrimidine synthase ThiC, with amino-acid sequence MNSRLPDTAIATSGADSAATQPFPNSRKIYVQGSRPDIRVPMRAISLADTQTDKGNEPNAPVLVYDTSGPYTDPAVQIDLRAGLADVRGAWIDARGDTEVLPGLSSEFGSARLSDPALDHMRFAHVRTPRRALPGRNVSQMHYARKGIITPEMEYIAIRENMKLAEARAAGLLQDQHPGHSFGASVPAEITPEFVRDEVARGRAIIPANINHTELEPMIIGRNFLVKINGNIGNSALGSSIEEEVEKMTWGIRWGSDTVMDLSTGKNIHETREWIIRNSPVPIGTVPIYQALEKVDGIAENLTWEIFRDTLIEQAEQGVDYFTIHAGVLLRYVPMTAKRVTGIVSRGGSIMAKWCLAHHQENFLYTHFEDICEIMKAYDVSFSLGDGLRPGSIADANDEAQFGELETLGELTKLAWKHDVQCMIEGPGHVPMQLIKENMDKQLECCDEAPFYTLGPLTTDIAPGYDHITSGIGAAMIGWFGCAMLCYVTPKEHLGLPNRDDVKTGIITYKIAAHAADLAKGHPGAQIRDNALSKARFEFRWEDQFNLGLDPDTARAYHDETLPKDSAKVAHFCSMCGPKFCSMKITQEVRDYAAAQRIDAVDLAVEEGMQAKSQEFRSTGSQLYQKV; translated from the coding sequence ATGAACAGCAGATTGCCTGATACCGCCATCGCCACCTCGGGGGCCGATAGCGCCGCCACCCAGCCTTTCCCGAATTCCCGCAAGATCTACGTGCAGGGTTCACGCCCGGACATTCGCGTGCCCATGCGCGCGATCAGCCTGGCCGACACCCAGACCGACAAGGGCAATGAGCCCAACGCCCCGGTGCTGGTATACGACACCTCCGGCCCCTACACCGACCCTGCAGTGCAGATTGATCTGCGCGCCGGTCTGGCTGACGTGCGCGGTGCCTGGATTGATGCGCGCGGCGACACCGAGGTGTTGCCGGGGCTAAGTTCCGAGTTCGGTAGTGCCCGTCTGTCCGATCCAGCATTGGATCACATGCGCTTTGCTCATGTGCGCACGCCGCGCCGCGCCTTGCCTGGACGCAACGTTAGCCAGATGCACTATGCGCGCAAGGGCATCATCACGCCGGAAATGGAATACATTGCCATCCGCGAGAATATGAAACTGGCCGAGGCGCGCGCTGCAGGGTTGTTGCAGGACCAGCATCCAGGGCACAGCTTCGGTGCCAGCGTGCCGGCGGAAATCACCCCCGAGTTTGTGCGTGACGAGGTCGCCCGTGGCCGCGCGATTATTCCGGCCAATATCAATCACACCGAACTGGAGCCGATGATCATTGGCCGTAACTTTCTGGTGAAGATCAACGGCAATATCGGCAACTCGGCGCTTGGCTCCTCTATCGAAGAAGAAGTGGAGAAAATGACCTGGGGTATTCGCTGGGGCTCGGATACGGTGATGGACCTGTCCACCGGCAAGAATATCCACGAAACCCGCGAGTGGATCATCCGCAACTCGCCAGTGCCGATTGGCACAGTGCCTATCTATCAAGCATTGGAGAAAGTCGATGGTATTGCCGAGAACCTGACCTGGGAGATCTTCCGCGATACGCTGATCGAACAAGCCGAGCAAGGCGTGGATTACTTCACCATTCACGCTGGCGTGTTGCTGCGTTACGTTCCGATGACCGCCAAGCGGGTTACCGGCATCGTTTCGCGGGGCGGCTCGATCATGGCCAAGTGGTGCCTGGCGCACCATCAGGAAAACTTCCTCTATACCCACTTCGAAGATATCTGCGAGATCATGAAGGCCTATGACGTGTCTTTCTCGCTCGGCGACGGCCTGCGTCCCGGCTCGATTGCCGATGCCAACGACGAGGCGCAATTCGGCGAGCTGGAAACCCTCGGCGAGCTGACCAAATTGGCCTGGAAGCATGATGTGCAGTGCATGATCGAAGGCCCGGGCCACGTGCCCATGCAGTTGATCAAGGAGAATATGGACAAGCAGCTTGAGTGTTGTGACGAGGCGCCATTCTATACGCTGGGGCCGCTGACTACCGACATCGCGCCGGGTTACGACCACATCACCTCTGGCATCGGCGCCGCCATGATCGGCTGGTTCGGGTGCGCCATGCTGTGTTATGTGACGCCCAAGGAGCATCTGGGGCTGCCCAACCGCGACGATGTGAAAACCGGCATCATCACTTACAAGATCGCTGCCCACGCGGCGGATCTGGCCAAGGGGCATCCGGGTGCGCAGATTCGCGACAATGCCTTGAGCAAGGCGCGCTTCGAGTTCCGTTGGGAAGACCAATTCAATCTCGGCCTTGATCCGGACACCGCGCGCGCCTACCACGACGAGACCCTGCCCAAGGATTCGGCCAAGGTGGCGCACTTCTGCTCGATGTGCGGGCCCAAGTTCTGCTCGATGAAAATCACCCAGGAGGTCCGCGACTATGCCGCGGCGCAGCGTATTGACGCGGTGGACTTGGCGGTCGAGGAGGGCATGCAGGCCAAATCACAGGAGTTTCGCTCCACCGGCTCGCAGTTGTATCAGAAAGTCTGA
- a CDS encoding FAD-dependent oxidoreductase, with translation MSTTLETDICILGGGIAGLWLNARLRQLGYSTLLVERGALGGGQSVKSQGIIHGGTKYALNGKLSSAAEAIADMPERWRACLAGTGELDLQGVRVLSEHHYLWSPGSLISNLAGFFASKALRGRVEQIKGKQLPRVFADRAFKGKVYQLAELVVDVPAVVQRLAELAGDSLISDSSPHLLRAADGSIEAVRLQQHQIKAQRYILSAGEGTEALLSDWQQPEPAMQRRPLQMVLVKGPALPPLFAHCLGSSPKPRLTVTTHPCADGQWCWYLGGDLAEQGAGQGPDELISKAKRELQDLLPWVSLEGTRWTTLPVNRAEPAQSGLVRPDTAFVQAVGNALISWPTKLALAPNLADQVIEMLGAQQVTPANRAESTSELPRPKVSAPVWDICFP, from the coding sequence ATGAGCACAACCCTCGAAACCGACATCTGTATCCTTGGCGGCGGCATTGCCGGCCTCTGGCTCAACGCCCGACTACGCCAACTGGGTTACAGCACTTTGCTGGTCGAACGTGGCGCCCTTGGCGGCGGCCAAAGCGTCAAGTCACAGGGCATCATTCACGGTGGCACCAAATATGCGCTGAACGGCAAGCTGAGCAGCGCCGCCGAGGCCATCGCCGATATGCCTGAGCGCTGGCGTGCCTGCCTGGCGGGCACCGGCGAGCTCGACCTGCAAGGTGTACGCGTACTCTCGGAGCATCACTATTTGTGGTCCCCAGGCAGCCTGATCAGCAACCTGGCCGGCTTCTTTGCCAGCAAGGCCCTGCGCGGACGCGTAGAGCAGATCAAGGGCAAGCAACTCCCCCGCGTGTTTGCCGACCGCGCCTTCAAGGGTAAGGTTTACCAGTTGGCCGAGCTGGTAGTCGATGTCCCTGCCGTGGTGCAGCGCCTTGCCGAACTGGCCGGCGACAGCCTGATTTCCGACAGCTCACCGCATTTGTTGCGCGCCGCCGACGGCAGTATCGAAGCGGTACGCCTGCAACAACATCAGATCAAGGCGCAACGCTACATTCTCAGCGCTGGCGAAGGCACCGAAGCGCTGCTCAGCGATTGGCAGCAGCCAGAACCGGCCATGCAACGCCGACCGCTGCAGATGGTACTGGTCAAGGGCCCAGCACTGCCGCCACTGTTTGCGCATTGTCTGGGCAGCAGCCCGAAACCCCGGCTGACCGTAACCACACATCCGTGTGCCGATGGTCAATGGTGTTGGTATCTGGGTGGCGACCTGGCGGAACAGGGTGCCGGCCAAGGGCCTGATGAGCTGATCAGTAAAGCCAAACGCGAGCTGCAGGACCTGCTGCCCTGGGTTTCGCTGGAGGGAACCCGCTGGACTACCTTGCCGGTAAACCGCGCCGAACCGGCCCAGAGTGGCCTGGTGCGGCCCGATACCGCCTTTGTACAAGCGGTCGGCAACGCCCTGATCAGTTGGCCGACCAAGCTGGCACTGGCGCCCAACCTTGCGGACCAGGTCATTGAAATGCTGGGGGCGCAGCAGGTAACACCCGCCAACCGTGCTGAATCCACCAGCGAGCTACCAAGACCCAAGGTATCCGCACCGGTGTGGGATATCTGCTTCCCATGA